Proteins found in one Neurospora crassa OR74A linkage group II, whole genome shotgun sequence genomic segment:
- a CDS encoding ribose-phosphate pyrophosphokinase II, which produces MVRNIVVLGGNSHPELVESICGILGLPACSRILTKFSSGESRCEIQDSVRGKDVYIIQTGFGGNGSRLNDHFMDLCIMISACKTGSARRVTAVLPLFPYSRQPDLPYNKAGAPLYKAPTPNGENGKNQYTFDSVPPTPGPGVPKTSGLTNSSDIANQMIKNALTNGSSKEQYTTHDYENLSIVNGFQAKPGYKQWVAQAGTLVANLLTCAGCDHVITMDLHDPQVQGFFDIPVDNLYGQPLLKRYIQQHIPNWRDAVIISPDAGGAKRATAIADSLGMEFALIHKERRPTKITDRQNASMMLVGNVTDRVCILLDDIADTGNTITRAAKLLKKEGATTIYALLTHGVFSGDAISRVKASAIDKLVVTNSVPQDEHKKQLGSKLDVLDISPIFAEAMRRVHHGESISVLFNYE; this is translated from the exons ATGGTCCGTAACATTGTCGTCCTCGGCGGTAACTCCCACCCCGAATTGGTGGAGAGCATCTGCGGTATTCTTGGCCTGCCCGCCTGCAGCAGGATCCTGACCAAGTTCTCCTCTGGCGAAAGTCGTTGCGAAATCCAGGATTCCGTGCGCGGAAAGGATGTGTACATTATCCAGACTGGCTTCGGTGGCAATGGCAGCAGGCTCAATGACCATTTCATGGACCTCTGCATCATGATCTCTGCCTGCAAGACTGGTTCTGCTCGCAGAGTCACCGCTGTCCTTCCCTTGTTCCCCTACTCGAGGCAACCCGACTTGCCCTACAACAAGGCCGGCGCTCCTTTGTACAAGGCGCCCACCCCCAACGGCGAGAATGGAAAGAATCAGTACACTTTCGACAGTGTCCCGCCCACCCCCGGTCCCGGCGTGCCCAAGACTTCTGGCCTTACCAACAGCTCCGACATCGCCAACCAGATGATCAAGAACGCCCTGACGAATGGTAGCTCTAAGGAGCAGTATACTACCCATGACTACGAGAATCTCTCCATCGTCAACGGTTTCCAGGCCAAGCCCGGTTACAAGCAGTGGGTTGCGCAGGCGGGTACCCTTGTGGCCAACCTTTTGACCTGCGCCGGCTGCGATCATG TCATTACCATGGATCTCCACGACCCACAAG TCCAAGGATTCTTCGATATCCCTGTCGATAACCTCTATGGACAACCGCTCCTTAAACGCTACATCCAGCAGCACATTCCGAACTGGAGGGATGCCGTCATTATCAGCCCcgatgctggtggtgccaAGCGCGCGACTGCCATTGCGGATAGCTTGGGTATGGAGTTTGCCCTTATTCACAAG GAGCGCCGCCCTACCAAGATTACCGATCGCCAAAATGCCAGTATGATGCTCGTGGGTAACGTTACTGACCGCGTCTGCATTCTGCTCGACGACATTGCCGACACCGGCAACACTATTACCAGAGCCGCCAAGCTCCTCAAGAAGGAGGGCGCCACCACAATTTACGCCCTGTTGACTCACGGTGTCTTCAGCGGCGACGCTATCAGCCGCGTCAAGGCCTCGGCGATTGACAAGCTGGTTGTTACCAACTCTGTTCCCCAGGACGAGCACAAGAAGCAGCTTGGATCCAAGCTCGACGTCTTGGACATCTCTCCCATCTTTGCCGAGGCGATGCGGCGCGTCCACCACGGTGAATCGATCAGCGTGCTCTTCAACTACGAGTAA